The following proteins come from a genomic window of Flavobacteriales bacterium:
- a CDS encoding J domain-containing protein, translated as MDHYAALGLSHEATADEIRTAYRRLAKQYHPDVSSLPDAQARFVRITEAVEVLGNPARRLRYDMTRNSPSPRRAAPRQEPRYERDVNRYQREARARAEQFSRMKYADFDAQYFDTAFGYFAPKMLGCFGIAAVFLVVMLLLIAATFTFDLNVGWAVLAMLLLIPLGVWASTEFDAWHNRRQRKRKTGMP; from the coding sequence CGCCGCGCTCGGGCTGAGCCACGAGGCCACAGCCGACGAGATCCGCACGGCGTACCGGCGCTTGGCCAAGCAATACCATCCCGATGTCTCTTCGCTGCCCGATGCGCAGGCCCGCTTCGTGCGCATCACCGAAGCGGTTGAGGTGCTTGGCAATCCGGCCAGGCGCCTGCGCTATGACATGACGCGGAACAGCCCCAGTCCGCGCCGTGCCGCACCGCGCCAAGAGCCGCGCTATGAGCGCGATGTGAACCGCTACCAGCGCGAGGCCCGCGCGCGCGCCGAGCAGTTCAGCAGGATGAAGTATGCTGATTTCGACGCGCAGTACTTCGATACCGCCTTCGGCTACTTCGCGCCCAAGATGCTCGGCTGCTTCGGCATCGCTGCCGTCTTCCTCGTCGTGATGCTGCTGCTGATCGCCGCGACATTCACGTTCGACCTGAACGTGGGCTGGGCGGTATTGGCCATGCTGCTGCTCATCCCTTTGGGCGTGTGGGCGAGCACGGAGTTCGATGCCTGGCACAACCGGCGGCAGCGCAAGCGGAAGACCGGGATGCCTTAA